The sequence CCACCCATGGCCACCGTTCCTCTGCCGCCTGCGGaggccacgccgccgccaccgtccgcGCCGTTGATtccgcctccaccagcaAGCGTCATTCCTCTGCCACAGCCGCCAGGTATCAATGCAGCCGTatcggcagcaccaccaccaccctcggCGATCGCTGCGGCCCCGCTGCTTCCGGAAgcctcaccccctccttcaACAAGTACGGTGGCCCCACCTCCACCCGTGCAGGCAGCACCAGCGTTGGCAGAGCCACCACCTGTGCAGCCCATCTCCGTTGAGGCATGGCGGACCCTAGAAGGCGCCACCCGCGAGCCGGTGCCGAACTTGGCGGCCACCCGCTACCTAGCGGTGGAGGAGCGGGTGCGAGATGAGGTGTGTCGGCTCTTTATCCTCTCCGAATACGATGTTGGTACCCTCATGGTAAACATCGTCCAAAGCCTCCAGCACGTGGGGCGTCATGACGTGGGTCTGCTGCGGAACGATAACAACACCGCCTTCACCATCACCCAGTCTaccgcgcacgcgcggcagGGGGATACGCtggtggagcagcggcgccacgctgTTGCCGATGCGATCGAGCGCATCAACCAGGCTGGCAGCGATGCCGAGCGCGCGTTTGCTGAGGTAGCGCAACGTGTGGCAGCAActgcaccgccggcagcaccagcgaaGGATgcccccaccgctgcagcgccagcgttCCGCAAGAGCGCCTACGAACTGCTGATGGAGCAAATCGCAGCCACTCGCCGCGGGCGCAGTCCGCAGAACCGTCGCATCGCCTCTCCGGAGGAGCGGCCGAAGCGCGCAGCGGGTGGGGCGGGGTGTGTCGAGTACCCCACCTCCTACAACGGTAGCTATCTGCTGCGGCGCTACGGGGGCACGTACGATCCGCAGCGCCAATACAGTCATTACCGCTACTACGGCTTTCCTCCATCGAAGTGAGGCGTTTCTTTTCTTTACGCAGCGTGGAGGCGTACCAGAGCacgatgcacacacgcgcgaagACAGTCAGTGTGGCGCACCAACAGCGTGGTGGTGGAAAGGAGTGGGTGGTGCGCACCGCAAATCTCTAGAACTGCATAGATAGACCTCGCGTTCTCCTTGctcccctcgccccctcctccctcccccaccgcaCAAACATGCCTGtacgtgcttgtgtgtgtctgcctcgGTGTGCATGGTTGTGCAGACGCGCGGTGTGAAGCCGGATTAGAAGGAAGCGGCGATGTGTCAGAGATACAGCATGCATCGGGAGATGCAGATAGATTGTGACTCGCATAGCGCGCCTCTTGCTTAACGGGCCAGTGCGTTTGGTAGATGAcacctgctgcgcgctcAACACACCGGAAAAAAGCAGTTCTGTAGAAGAGCCATCCCCCGCAAGCCTCTATTGGTGGGGCTCCATTGCCATGCGTTGTGTGCCCTCGACTCATCCTCGATGGGCTCCAGCAAGCTATGCCTTCCGACAGCCcgcatccacacacacacacacacagtgcTGCGGGAGCGCCGTTTCAAGCACGAGACGCCGCTCCCCAGCGctttctccttttcgttCTGCTTCGAAAGGCGCTCTTGTCGGTGTTACTTGTGGAGCTGTCTGCCCAGAGCCCACTCTACCCCCTCACTTCGCTCcacgccctctctcgctcgatCCTGGTAGTACGAGCACCTCATCAGTTGGAcccgcacacaaacaccccACGTGGGcgaacgcacgcgcagacgaCCACACAGCGGCACGTCCACGGAGACATTGTCCCCACCTACACCTACGTACGTAGCAAGCGCTCGGATCTACCCTTGTGTCTCTTGCGGCATGCCTCACCGAAAGATCATTATCGACACGGActgtggcggcgacgatgccaTTGGCATCATGACCGCGCTGGCGGACCCCAATACCGACGTCATCGCCATGACGGCCGTCTGGGGCAACGTCAACGTGAATCAGGGAATGGAGAACATCGGCAAGCTCCTCGACGTTTTCGAGCGCGACATCCCCTTCTACAAGGGTGCCGAGGCGCCGCTCGTGTCGGATCCCGAGACGGTGCAGTGGGGCGGCTTCGGCAAGGACGGCTTTGGCGATGCGGATTTTCCACCGTCCGCGCGGGTGCTGGAGCAATCCAAGACgcacgccgccctcgccatcacggagctgctgcgagctGCTAAGCCGGATGAGGATACTGTCTACCAGCTCGTCTGCCTGGGACCCCTCACCAACATTGCTCTGGCGATGCGACTTGATCCGGAAGTGTTCGACGTACTGGGCAGCGAGACGGAACCGGCCATCACAATCATGGGTGGCGCGAGCGAGGCGAAAGGCAACTCAAACTTGACGTCGGAGTTCAACATGCACTGCGACCCTGAGGCAGCGTACATCGTCTTCAACCAACGCAATATGCGTCCCGTCCGCGTTGTTTCGTGGGAGGTGACGGTGGACTGCTCTATGACGTGGACGTTCTTCGACGAATGGATAGGCCGCCAGGAAAACGGGAAGAAGCAGCAAAACCGGTTTCAAGTTTTCATTGAGAAGGTGTTCCAGCGGCTGGAGACCTTCACCCGTCCGCTTCCCGACGGCACCAAGGCGAACACCGGggacgcggaggcgacgcAAGACAACACATGCGTCATCCCTGATGCGGTGGCCATGGTCGCCGCTCTTTACCCCGAGAGCATTCTGGATCGCTTCATCACCTACTGCACCGTAGAGCTGCACGGACGTGAGACACGTGGTCAAACCTGCCTGGACTGGTACGGCACTAAGCAGTCGATGGCGAAGCGAGGGCGCTGGTGCAACTGCGAGTTGATCACCCGTGTCGATAACGCTCGCTTCTTGGAAGCGATGACTGGTATCCTGAAATACAAAGTTTAATatgcgccaccgtcgtgtTGATGACGGCACGGACGCCACGCTCTCGGTATCTTTTTCGTCTTCTGCTGTATGTGTACGCGTGGGTGTGCATGGCTGGTGAGGGTGAGGCCGGAAGCGAAGACAAGCACATCGTTTATTCACGTCTGTGTTGCAAAGCAGCCCTGCGATGCTCTTTCCGTCTCTCGTTCGCGTCGTGCGATGAGCcacactctctctcccgGGCGCCGCCTAcctcccacccccccccaagcGGCCCTTCGCCGGTGCGCCAACTGGCTTTGCCCTTGTGACTGGCACATACCATCGcaggaaggaaaagaggagcGACCTGCATGATCAAGAAAGTTTCTGGTGCAGgtctgcgtgtgcttcgTTTTCATTTTTCGTTCTTATCCACGTGAGAGCGCGCATATGGGCGCACATGTAAGTGTTGGGTGCACCTTATCTCCCCACCCGCTCATCCCACGCAGATAAGCGCGGACACGCATCCCCCTGCAAGCAAACATGCAACTATATATGTACAAACACcaatatatacatatatatatatatatatgtatatgccTACGCATATACATGCATGGAGCTGATGTGCACATTCGTTGACGTAATGATGCAAGACGACTGCTGATGCCTTCGTCTTTTTTGGAGGAAGGATGTCATCACATCAAAGGCTCGCGTCTTTCGAACTTCTTcaacccctcccccctcctctccgccctcctcccacccccttcccagatctctctctctgtgtctgcctGCCCGCCAGCAAGCGTTGCCAGACGCA comes from Leishmania infantum JPCM5 genome chromosome 14 and encodes:
- the IG-NH gene encoding putative inosine-guanine nucleoside hydrolase; translated protein: MPHRKIIIDTDCGGDDAIGIMTALADPNTDVIAMTAVWGNVNVNQGMENIGKLLDVFERDIPFYKGAEAPLVSDPETVQWGGFGKDGFGDADFPPSARVLEQSKTHAALAITELLRAAKPDEDTVYQLVCLGPLTNIALAMRLDPEVFDVLGSETEPAITIMGGASEAKGNSNLTSEFNMHCDPEAAYIVFNQRNMRPVRVVSWEVTVDCSMTWTFFDEWIGRQENGKKQQNRFQVFIEKVFQRLETFTRPLPDGTKANTGDAEATQDNTCVIPDAVAMVAALYPESILDRFITYCTVELHGRETRGQTCLDWYGTKQSMAKRGRWCNCELITRVDNARFLEAMTGILKYKV